The Paraphotobacterium marinum genome contains a region encoding:
- a CDS encoding glycosyltransferase family 2 protein: MSEKATVGVLIITLNEEKNLKNCLDSIQGWVNEIVILDSGSTDKTKFIAEQYPIKWFEDSNWPGFGIQRQKAQEKLSTDWVLALDADEIVTSKLKASILAAVKKNDQSNCYMINRLNNLFGKFIKHSGWSPDWIVRLYPRNKTNYNSDLVHEKVIIKKLNTSKLDGKLLHYTGETISSYLKKSSGYIDLWVNQNLHKKSSLTQAIIHAKSRFFKTYILKLGFLDGKHGFLIAIMASYHVFLRYTALALRKKEK; the protein is encoded by the coding sequence ATGTCTGAAAAAGCTACAGTAGGTGTTCTGATAATTACACTAAATGAAGAAAAAAATTTGAAAAATTGTCTCGACTCTATTCAAGGATGGGTAAATGAAATAGTTATTTTAGATTCAGGCAGTACAGATAAAACTAAGTTTATTGCAGAACAATACCCAATCAAATGGTTTGAAGATTCAAATTGGCCTGGATTCGGTATACAAAGACAAAAAGCTCAAGAAAAACTCAGTACCGATTGGGTTCTTGCTCTAGATGCAGATGAAATTGTTACAAGTAAACTTAAAGCATCCATACTAGCTGCAGTCAAAAAAAATGACCAATCAAATTGTTACATGATAAACAGATTAAATAATTTATTTGGTAAATTTATTAAGCACTCAGGGTGGTCTCCTGATTGGATTGTTCGATTATATCCACGAAATAAAACTAACTATAATTCAGACTTGGTTCATGAAAAAGTTATAATTAAAAAACTAAACACTAGTAAATTAGATGGTAAACTTTTACACTACACTGGAGAAACTATTTCTAGTTATTTAAAAAAATCTTCTGGTTACATTGATCTTTGGGTAAACCAAAATTTACATAAAAAATCTTCACTAACTCAAGCAATAATTCATGCAAAATCACGTTTTTTTAAAACCTATATTTTAAAATTAGGTTTTTTGGATGGGAAACATGGTTTTTTAATCGCTATAATGGCTTCATATCACGTTTTTTTACGTTATACTGCATTAGCATTAAGAAAAAAAGAGAAATAA
- the mglA gene encoding galactose/methyl galactoside ABC transporter ATP-binding protein MglA produces MATNSQQNDYLLTMEGINKSFPGVKALDNVHLKIKPNSVHALMGENGAGKSTLLKCLFGIYKKDDGKITFENNEIQFSSAKEALESGVSMVHQELNLVQQTTVMDNLWLGRYPTKNFMVDKKSMYNNTKKIFEELQIDIDPQSLVSSLSVSQMQMIEIAKAFSYNAKVVIMDEPTSSLTEKEVKHLFKIITLLKNKGCGIVYISHKMDEIYEICDEITILRDGQWVGHSSLEDISMDQIVSKMVGRDLNQRFPEKTNIPKETILSINDLTAKHQPSIKNISFELKKGEILGIAGLVGSKRTEIVESLFGLREIDSGEVKLHGKSIANRTPKQAIKNGFALVTEERRSTGIFSDLDITFNSLVSTFKNYKNSAHLLGASNMHKDTNWVVESMKVKTPSNQTSIGSLSGGNQQKVIIGRWLLSQPEILMLDEPTRGIDIGAKFEIYQLILDLANKDKGIIIVSSEMPELMGITDRILVMSNGQVAGIVDTKNTTQNEILNLASRYL; encoded by the coding sequence ATGGCTACTAACTCTCAACAAAATGATTACTTATTGACAATGGAGGGCATAAATAAAAGCTTTCCAGGTGTCAAAGCATTGGATAATGTCCATCTCAAAATTAAACCGAACTCAGTTCATGCTCTAATGGGTGAGAATGGTGCAGGGAAGTCAACTTTATTGAAATGTCTTTTTGGAATATACAAAAAGGATGATGGAAAAATAACTTTTGAAAATAATGAAATACAATTTAGCTCAGCAAAAGAAGCTCTAGAATCAGGTGTTTCTATGGTTCATCAGGAACTAAATCTCGTTCAACAAACTACGGTTATGGATAATTTGTGGTTGGGGAGGTACCCAACTAAAAATTTCATGGTTGATAAAAAATCAATGTACAATAATACTAAAAAAATTTTTGAAGAGCTACAAATAGATATTGATCCTCAATCTTTAGTTTCTTCGCTTTCAGTATCACAAATGCAAATGATAGAAATAGCAAAAGCTTTCTCATATAATGCAAAAGTTGTAATTATGGATGAGCCTACTTCTTCATTGACGGAAAAAGAAGTTAAACATTTATTTAAAATAATAACTCTCCTTAAAAATAAAGGATGTGGAATAGTTTATATTTCACATAAAATGGATGAAATTTATGAAATTTGTGACGAAATAACTATTCTTCGAGATGGTCAATGGGTCGGTCATAGTTCGCTTGAAGATATTTCAATGGATCAAATAGTCAGCAAAATGGTCGGCAGAGATCTTAACCAAAGATTTCCTGAAAAAACCAATATACCAAAAGAAACAATCCTATCAATAAATGACTTAACTGCTAAACATCAGCCATCAATAAAAAATATTTCTTTCGAGTTGAAAAAGGGAGAAATTTTAGGGATAGCTGGTCTAGTTGGATCAAAAAGAACTGAAATAGTTGAAAGTTTATTTGGTTTGAGAGAAATAGATAGTGGAGAGGTAAAACTTCATGGAAAATCTATTGCTAATAGGACGCCTAAACAGGCAATTAAAAATGGTTTTGCTTTAGTTACTGAGGAAAGACGTTCGACTGGTATCTTTAGTGATTTAGACATTACTTTTAATAGCCTTGTTTCAACATTTAAAAATTATAAAAATTCAGCTCATTTATTAGGCGCTAGTAATATGCATAAGGATACCAACTGGGTAGTAGAGTCTATGAAAGTAAAGACTCCATCAAATCAAACTAGTATTGGGTCTTTATCAGGAGGAAACCAGCAAAAAGTTATAATTGGGAGATGGTTGTTGAGTCAACCCGAAATTTTAATGCTTGATGAACCAACTAGAGGAATAGATATTGGTGCTAAATTTGAAATTTATCAACTTATTTTGGATTTAGCTAACAAAGATAAAGGTATCATTATTGTCTCATCAGAGATGCCTGAATTAATGGGAATCACCGATAGA
- a CDS encoding glycosyltransferase family 4 protein: protein MHICHINLASEFYGGENQTFLMIKKQIEIGIQVTIVCKKNSPFALKVRNLNCKKLEIAQFLFGHISSLFLNFDMIHVHEGKALYWALIQNFLRKKKYIITRRIDKPIKNRLFLKIGYRRSSYLVALSNKIKAIMKLEFPSQNIEVIPSSPEKDSLDHHDLLKLKNITQDQFVIIQVGKLLKLKGYETSIEAAKKVKKVIPNVHFYFLGDGPQESNLRRLINDEDFIHLMGYQANTTSWYKISDIQIHPSLQEGLGSSILEGLLNGTNVIASNVGGIPDIIQNNINGLLFEPKNAQELSKKIQYLYENPMLTEKFFQNNKKILKKFDINYTCKQYIQIYEEVLSNEKIK, encoded by the coding sequence ATGCATATTTGCCATATTAATTTAGCATCAGAGTTTTATGGTGGCGAAAATCAAACATTTTTAATGATTAAAAAGCAAATTGAGATTGGTATACAAGTCACAATAGTATGTAAAAAAAACTCCCCTTTTGCATTAAAAGTTAGAAATTTGAATTGTAAAAAACTTGAAATTGCCCAGTTTTTATTTGGGCATATATCCTCTTTGTTCTTAAATTTTGATATGATCCACGTTCATGAGGGCAAGGCTCTATATTGGGCGCTTATACAAAACTTTCTTAGAAAAAAAAAATACATAATAACAAGAAGAATTGATAAACCAATTAAAAATAGACTTTTTCTGAAAATTGGTTATAGACGATCTTCATATTTAGTTGCACTAAGCAATAAAATAAAAGCAATTATGAAGCTAGAATTCCCATCTCAAAATATTGAAGTAATACCTTCTTCACCAGAAAAAGATTCATTGGACCATCATGATTTGCTCAAACTAAAAAATATAACCCAAGATCAATTTGTAATTATTCAGGTTGGCAAGTTGCTCAAACTTAAGGGGTATGAAACTTCTATTGAAGCTGCAAAAAAAGTTAAGAAAGTAATTCCTAATGTACACTTTTATTTTTTAGGTGACGGTCCTCAAGAGTCTAATTTAAGAAGACTTATTAACGATGAAGATTTTATTCATTTAATGGGATATCAAGCTAATACTACCTCATGGTATAAAATATCAGATATACAAATACATCCCTCCTTGCAAGAAGGTTTAGGTAGTTCAATTTTAGAGGGACTACTAAATGGAACAAATGTGATAGCTAGTAATGTCGGAGGGATACCAGACATAATTCAAAACAACATAAATGGTCTTTTGTTTGAACCTAAAAATGCTCAAGAATTATCTAAAAAAATACAATATCTATATGAAAACCCGATGTTAACTGAAAAGTTTTTTCAAAATAATAAGAAAATCCTAAAAAAGTTTGACATTAATTATACTTGTAAACAATATATACAGATATATGAAGAAGTTCTTTCTAACGAGAAAATTAAATAA